atttgagtcagatggattaagaggatatcggatgtAACCTGCTTTAGGGTAAAGGGTGTCAGGAGTATAAGCAACCTCTTGGCGGCGTTTGCGAACCGGCGaatttggtaaaccggaggaggtcaccacttggccgctatgtcgagttgtgcggcgagcttcatgctgctgcgtctttaaaagaaagtgcgggtccaaataagaaagagggcatgaaaattttactttccgaatggctcgacggattcttggtactggcacaggatcagaatcagaagaaagaatagttacctcatcagcatggctggcttccgcttcatcctgataatgatcattgtcaataaggtgtataaaaaatgaaccgagagagtcaagttctacctctgaatccggaTTATCCAGATCATCATCAATAATGGGCTCGGACGGTTCAACGTTCCTTCTTTTCATAGGCTTTTTTGAAGCCTTGGTCTTAAGCCGAGGATTCTTtaccggtttatcttgtgattttttcttccagaatggatcatcggcCTGCATAGACAAATAGTAAGTCATCAAAGGAGAAATTTAACAAAGGATGGATAAAGGCAGAAATACGGTAGATTATACCTTTGGCGGTTTATTGGCAGCATAGAAAGGACTGAGCCCGGTTTTGCTGCATACATCTATTGGCTCATTAAGCATCTTTTTAACAGcttcggtgacttcatcatcagtcagctggatgtcaatatggcgttgcgggtctttcagatcccctgtgtattcacacattaaaccgggccgccggcttaaaggtaaaacgctccatgaaacccagcatcggacaaaatccacgcctgtcagcccatttgcaacaaaggctctgagctttgccagttgaggggcatattttgctCGCTCTTGGGCGGTCAACCGTTGAGGAAAGGGATGAGCTtgggtaagccggtgtggacggtaacccggcaaaggattttcattggctggggctgtgttgcggcagtagaaccaagtctgattccagtccttaggatgactatgaagcttggcatgagggaaatcaacatctctcctcttctgaattgaaaccccgcctagttcagtattggggccatccgtaaactcagtacggcggtttagataaaagaaatcccggaacagatcaacagtaggttcctcttgcaggtacacttcacagaatacttgccagtcacaaatattggatatggagtttggaccgatatcttggggatggatttgaaagTCGGCGAGCACGTCACGGAAAtttttgatccgggaggagtgAAGCCTCGGCTCAGGTGATCAGCAAATACAATAACTTCTCCGTCTTGGGGTTCAGGAGGAAATTCTGGACCGGGGACTCGCCAATGGATAGTGTCCTTATTTGCTAAAGCGCCCGTTGCAACACAACCAGCCAGCTGCgcttccgtaacccgggaaggaacccaattacaggaacataattgtttggccatttctggTGACAAACTGGAAAAAAGCACGATATCCGGTTTAAAGTTCATAGTTACAACTTACAAACCGGTGCAATGATGGAAGACGATGATATTTCAAGCATTTGGGTGTACTAAACCGGATTTCAGCATTTAAAGTAGGTTGGCGGTTTaacagagggctaatggtatatgatgaGTTATCAAAGTTTAGAGGATAAACCACCCACAATGGTATAGAGGCTACAGATTTACAAAAATTTCTAAGTATGGcgcaaacagatttcacatatCGGTGGTGTAAATTTGGATCTACCACAATTCTAAAAAGAGGAAATAAATTTAACCTAAAATGGTGGCAGTGGAAGAACATGTTTGTTTGATTGGATCTCAGGCAGTAAAAGGTGTTTTCGAGGTTGGCAAAGGACGATGGACTATCATCGCCTACTTCTACTATCAGTTGCAGATCAAGTTATGAGATCTAAGAATAGAAAGAAGACGAATAGGGAAGAACACCGATGAACGgcggaaccctaatgcagatctgaggttgAAAAGGAAATGAACTCACCGGTGCCGCGGAACAGCGGAGGAGGGCCGCGTTGCTCTGGTttgatcaggttgatgcagcggccttggttgatACAGatacgaaggtcgacggcggcggcagagctcgggttctgagacgtcgcgaggaagaagaaggagatgaaGAGAAGGGGGGAAATGGAAAGGACCCTCGGCCGTATTTATAAAGACCAAAGGATAAGGGTCAAGCGCAAGAATCGAGGAGCCTaacaaatggatatgtgacagatttgtcgcctcgattgtcggaggctcattaatgaaggtgagaaGTATACCATTTAAAATAACaggtgatgtcacggcggtttattATGATTCTGaatgatgacgtcatggcggtttacaagatttatgtgaagatatggaagaagaaattttctcaaggtttcggagattgacatgaaccagttcaaatcaatctggggcctaatgttggggatattactactaggtgtaaaccggccaaggaagccgggttatccccataatggattgtttatacttaaagcccatgaagacaaggaataaagtggtttactacagagactcgaaggcccaaggcccaaaggtagattaaggcctgtagctataaaccgccatgtaatacatgacttgtattgtaaggtatgacaaagtagagaccgagccggtatgtgtataaaccggcatcgggactctgtaagccggcgggcatcgacctgtgtatataaaggcacgacccggcggcggttcatggacaagagacaacaactcgagattTAAGTAAAGCGATTCCGCTCCTTGATCCTCGAGACCAcagcaattccaccacaactggacgtaggcttttaccttcatcgcaaggggccgaaccagtataaaccctcgcgtcctttgtccgttttaacccctttaagctaacccgttgcgatggctccacgactaagtcctctcgctaggacatctgccgtgacaaacccacgacagtagTCGTCACTGGGTCTCTCGAACTCCATAACATTTTCGGACTCTTCAATATTGTGTAGCTCACCCAGGAACATGCTTAGGAGATACATCATGAGATTACCACTAGAAGAGCAGTCCCTCGCAGCAAAAGAAGACTCAGAGCAGCGCATCCCCGAAGTCATCTCCTCCTTGCTGCTTATCTCCCATGTACAGCCGATCATCGAGTCCTTCGAACAAGCTCGCCAAAGCAGCGCAAGCGCACTGCCTCTAATGGTATCCACGCGTATAGGAGGAACGTTGTGTGGTGGACTACTAGGTCCGGTCACACAACCTGGGTGTGGAGAAGAGGGTAGATAAAACTCTTGTAGTTCTAGACGGATCAACTCTTGATCCAAACAACGATCAATCAACACCAAGGGTGTCTCTCCACTTATATAGACATTCCACCATGGGCTCAACACATAGGCCCATTGGGACTCTATATTCCCAAAGTCTACTCGGCTCAGATCCAAGTCCTGGTCAAATCTTATATGACCAGTGAAGTCGAacccgacctcgtaggttccttatCTCTTAAGAACGCAACCCCTTAGGTTCTCGTCCACTTGATCACAAGTCAGATCACGTCCGACTCGACCAGTCGGTAGCGGCTTCTAGCAAATTGGGCCGACTCCAAGTGTCTGATGAAGCTGGTCCAGCGAAGTTGTACAACGTATTAGCTTCCATttcttttgcctcacgatatatgttgcaAGGGTCAAAGCGAGTCGGTCATCCTTCTTATAGCCCAGCCTCTTTCTGTTCCAGTGATGTCGACCTcaaaaccagattatctcataatcctcaTCATATGGCCATGCTTATCCAGTTCTGATCACACGAGGGGCTCAAAGTATATCTCTCCACatcagaggggcaaatcccatcttgctcgaccatgtctcatgGCATGAATCTAGACAAGATTGAAACcaacctttataactacccagttatgaAGTAGCATTTGTTCGACCAAAAGCAGGTCGGTCACCATCCCGAGTCCATGCGCCAACCTCAGCTCTAGGGCATATAATGCATGTCATACTAGAGACTAACAAATGACCAAAAATCTTCGCGTCTCTGTTCGGGTCTGTCCGACTCTGACTTTGTCTAGACTTGGATCCGACCAGATCTTTCCAAGTCCGTATTAGCCGGCCAGCATCCAATGCTACATGGACAGTGAGACTAGGCCATCCACTATGTCATACTAGTCTATTTGGCTGCGAGCTCACACAACCCTTTCGTCTAGGGACCATTTAGAACAGCCATCGTACAATGTATAGTCTAGTCGTGTACTTGTCGATACACATCATTgctaatgtccaaggactatcttaaTTCATAACGCATGGGATATATCAttatacatgattgcctctaggacatatctcAACAGTAACATCCAAAAATATTGAAATAAAAATATTTTGTAAAATATAATGTTGATTTACCTTGTTTGTGATTGGATTTTATATCTGGATTTTTTTTTGTGAATTTCCATTAAAAAAAATCCTAACCTTGTTTAAATTAACTTGAAGACATGTTGTCTAAGATAAATTTTCTTATACTTCGAGAGCAATTAAAAATATTTTTCAACCCTATTTTGACTATCGAAATAAGGGGAATGCTATTaatttataaaataaaataaacatacATGATATTTTTACATTGACTATTATGTATTTACTATATTTTAGGGAATTTAATAAATCCTTAAACTATTTTAGGATTTGTTAAAGTCTCCTTTGAATTGTTTTAAAATATTTTAAAACTAAAGTCATGGGGAAATAATCTTAGTATGCCCAATTCTTTTACATATAATTTTCTTCAATTTTCTAGAAGTTATTTGGCAACTATAGCCAAAATGATTTTACACATCTTTGTAAGAAAGGTCTTTAGAATTTTTTGCCTATTAAACTCTAAAATTGTGCCCCATATTCTAGACATTGGATCAATATACAATGGCATACCTATGAGCCTCTAGCCACTTTAAAACCGGCCTAAAATGTATGCTTTAATCCTGAGTGTGTGATCTTCATCTGAGGCCGAGTGCGTGGGCTACATCACCACTCATATCTCGAAGGATGTTTTTCTTTCTGTGTCACTCGGTCCAGCTCTAACGCCCTTGATAGGCGACATCGCTTCCTAGGCCATTTTCTATCTTTATTCCCCACTTAAGCCGCTCCATCACCAATCATGTTGGGAGTACTGCATTGTCCTCCGACTCCTCCCCTAATTTGCGACCAAGTCCAGGTACATCCCACATGCCCCAGCACCACATTCgcatccccctttccttccttcatTGCACCCATGTCACTATCTCCGATGTGCTATGTGGTAAGATCCAGCCGCGGTCCCTATCAGTGATGCATGTCCACAATTCTTACAATAGACAGTTTTGGACCCGACAATGTGATGTTCCTCTATGCCACGATATTAGCTTGGGGCTAACAATACGCATCAACAAGCATGATGCAACCTTTTCAAGGCGCCTAAACTTTTACCATAAAAGCAATGCACTAAACAACGAGTCAATATCATTCTAATTTATCCAAAAACTTTGCAAACTAATACAAAATTAAGCTTTTTAAATGAATCAATGCAAATCATGGACAATGGACCATCATTATAGTACTAATTATTAATTTACAACATCAAACAGCAGAGCTAACCATGTTTATCTTTGTTGATGCCAAGATCTTGTAGTAGCCATTTCTTGTGACCCGTCGTCATGGTCTCTAGAAAATTTAAAGTTTTACATACATCTTATTCGCTTTAATTTTTATGTAAAATCTAGATGTGTTAAAAAACCACATAAAAAATAGAATGGGTCATGTTATGACCTCATAAGATTGTTTTTTAAGTTCTAGACGGTTTCACAAAACTTGGGATGTAAATTGCTTTGTAATGGACGAATCACAAAGGTTACATCATACCATTCAACGCAAACTATGAAGTGTGTACTCCGCAAAAAATTCTTCACCATTTCACTTATAGTTTGGACTACAACATTCTTTAACACTAGTGCGCACAAGTATATACATTCGAAATATTTACATCCTAAGTACTACACAACATTTCTGCATGGAACGTATTGGAATGCATTGTTCATGTCAAAGTTAACCAATTTTCCGAAATCATTTCTTATTATTTATGTATTAAATCAATTTGAGGCTATTAACAAGATATAATTCAAAAATGAAACATTTACATTCACTTGTTAGTTTTTCTATAAAATCTAAATGTGGTACAAATATATTAAAATTGGCATGGCATCATATAATGGCGTCATAAAACCACCTTTAAAATTTTAGACCGTATCACTAAACTAGGATTGTATACATCTTTGTAATTTCGCACAACTTATAAAACTTTGGAATCTTGAATTAGAATTATTTATTAAGAACAAATTAAATCTTACTATTAACCTCCATGGAAATGCCATGAATAGATACTTGGGAAATTATGAATATTTCCATATATTATTCATACATTTGGTGGTTCCTATGAATTTTGTATAAAGAATTGCAATACTAAATTGGCCACTttaattttttctggaaaaaaaagaAATAGGCAAAGAACAAAATTAGAGAGTAGTAGTTTGGGCTGGCCTCGATTGTCTTATTGGGCCATGACCCTGTCGTAAAAAATAGAAGGGAAAAAAGGGAAGGAGAAGGGAAAGTAAACATGGGTTTGGCCCATTTAGTGGTAGAGGGAAatggaagaaaaaggaaaaggagagaGAAGAGATTTGTTTTGGCCCATTAGATTTTCCTTCCTTTATGTTCCATCTTGTTATGTTTTTTTCTATTTCTGAAATAACAAGATAAGGTACCTTGTATAGGACCTTACAAAAATAGTTGTTTGCAGTATTCCAAATGTTTTGTACATGGAATATACTATTGTAGTGTTCATATCAAAGGTAGTATTTTTTTAAAATCATTTGCCATTATTTAGGTCTTAAATGAGTGTCGAGTTAATTATTAGatattattcaaatttgaactacatgtatctCTCTCTACAGAAAAAAAGTACATGTATCTCAAATAGGATCTgtaaattcaaaataaattcaTATTTTAAGTAGTTATGCATCTCCCTTATATGTGATGTTTTTGGTGGTAACCCTCCTTTGGTCATGAAAAAGCACCACCCAATTGGGCATTGTAAGCTTTCTTTTGATCGAGATGAAAAGTTTAGTGCCACCGCGGGATTTAGGCCAAAATTATCATAGTAAATTTGCCATAGATCAATAGATTATTATAGTCATGGTGTGTTGTGGTTGTGGGTAACCTTACTTCATTCTTTAGGGGGCCTAGCTCGTTGGTTCATGCATGCAACCAATCATGCCCTATGTGATCCATTCAAAAAAGATTGTTCATGATTACTCAATCGGGTAAGCAttgaacaaaatttggaaaaaaaaaaaTCCCGGGAGCACCACCCAATTAGGCATGGTAAGCTTTCTTTTGATCGAGACGAAAAGTTTGGTGCCACTGCGGGATTTAGGCCAATCTATGCCATTTAAAAAAATTATCATAGTAAATTTGCCATAGATCAATAGATTATTGTAGTCGTGGTGTGTTGTGGTTGTGGGTAACCTTACATGATTCATTAGCGGCCTGGCTCGTTGGTTCATGCATGCAACCAATCATGCCCTATGTGATCCATTcaaaaaagatcgttgatgattaCTTAATCGGGTAAGCAttgaacaaaatttggaaaaaaCATCCCGGGAGCAACAAGAATGAAAAACCTTGAGAAAACAAAAATATATgtatcaaaaaataaataaataaagtccCAATGGAATCAATGGGTCGTGTATGCCGTGGTAGTAGATCGGCCGGCCAACCATTGCCGCTTGGTGCGTGCCACGACCACGATCAGACTGCAGCTGGATATGCATGGGTCGATCAGTACTGCGGCAGGCTGCACTCGGGGCCGGGCTTCTTGTTGTCCCTGTAGTCGACGCAGTAGTCGTAGATCCTGTGAGTCTTCTGCACCTCCTGCATCTTGGCCCGCTGCTGGTCGGTGAGGCCAGCGCAGTTCTGCTGCCGCCCGCCGTGGCTGAACGCCCCATCGCAGCCGTACACGCAGGAGTCGGCTCCGTCGCAGGGGCAGACGTCGAGGACCATGTCGCGGTAGCCGGCGACGAAGGGTGCCTTGGACCAGTCGGCCTTGACGCGGCCGCCCTGCGTGGCCCAGTCCTCCGCCGACCAGATGCTGGAGTAGCCGAACATCGGACGCTTGATCGGGTACGCAATGCCCTTGTCCCGGTAGTTGCGGAACACCCGGATGGGGACGTCGTCGACGTACCAGACGATCATGCAGGGCGTCCAGGAGATGGTGTAGGCGTGGAAGTCGGCGGTGGGGTCGAACCAGGGCACGAACTGCATCTCCTTCTTGCCGACGCCGTCGGCGAACACGTTGGTGTGCAGCGTGTAGGGCTGCCCCGTCTCGTTCCCCAGGAACTCGAAGTCAATCTCGTCGTGGTCGTCCCCCACAGAAGATGTCTGAATCCATGATAAATTAATGCATACACAGTTAGTATTGCAGTACATCAGCATTTCAGTACAAGCTCATTAGTAAGTATTATTGTAGATAATTAAAGCTAACCACGATAGGATAGATATACGTACGTAGTATGTGGTGACGGTGCCGGCCGAGTTCCCCGGGACGAGCTTGATGAGGGTGGAGACGCTGCCGTAGATGAACTGCTTCTTCGTCTGCAGCAAGCAGCCAGAGGAGTTGCTCTTTAGGGACATGGTCAGGCCGTGGCCGTCGTCGGAGAAGGCCGCGTTCTCGGGGTTCCACTTAATGTCGCAGTTGTCACGGAAACTGGCACTCGCGAGGCCGATGGccatcgccgccaccgccaccaggaGGAGCGCCCTCCTTGAGCTCTCCATCTTCTCCTACTTCGTAGTTTGCACTAGCTTAGCTTTTGGTGGTGTAGGAAGTGTATGTCAAGAAGACTTGATGAAAATGCAGAGGTGCACAAGGGCTTTATATAATCCTCTCTGCGTTGCGTGCGGATCTGTGCTAATTATTTTCAGTCAAATTCAAAAGTGTCTGGTGCGCACGTAGTGTAGTATGTAGCTGGGTTACTTTGCGCCATGCATGTCTTATTATTCTCTCTTCAGGTTGCACCTACCTAGTGCTTCTTGTCGGCTTGTTCAATTATCATATGGATTGCTTGCATCTGACAGCGTCTGGATTTGACTAGTTAGTGGTCAGCACATGCTACGTTCCCGTAGCACCTCCCTGCGTCTCGCCGGGATCTGGATCTGGAACCAGAAGAATAGTCCCGGAGGAAGAGAGAACTTGGAGGAGGGAAAAGAGCAGGGAGGAAAGCTTGATAGGAATAATGTTCTGATTACAATTCGATAGTCTCCCTCACTCACACACACAACTATAAGTACTTGCTATTACAAGCCACTTGGGCCAAGACGGCCCACCACGCAGTCGCCCACTCTTGGGCCGGGTCCAGGTTGTTGCATTCCCCTCTCCTTAAGGAACAGCTCGCCCTCGACTGTTCAGTATCAGGTCGTTGTCGCTGGCGCGATCGTACTTGCCCACTCCCAGGTTGCCATGGACAGCGGCAACCCTTGCCAAGCAATCTTCAGTTGTGTGCGGGTATGACCCCCCACTTGCACCAGACGCGACTGGAGAACTTGAGCTGGTCTGGACGCGTGCTCGAGCACATAATGGAGCGACTCTGAAGAATCCTCTGAGTTGGATGGAGGAGCCGCCGCCTTAAGCAGTGAAACGTGCACCACGGGGTGGATTTTGCTGGACTCCGGCAGGGCCAACCGGTAAGCCACCTCACCAATGCGAGCAACTATTTGATATGGTCCGAAGTACTTGAAACCCAGCTTGTGGTTCGGTCATCGGGCAACTGACTGTTGCACGTAGGGTTGGAGTTTCAGGAATGCCGAGTCACCCACCTTGAACTGACGATCAGAGCGTTTAGTATCTTTTTGAGCCTTCATTCGCTGTTGGGCGCGCAGCAAGTGCTCCCTGATTAAGCCTTGCATCAGATTTCTCTCAGCTAGCCATCCTGACAGGTCAGAAGATAGTGAACTCTGCAAGTTGTCAACTCCCAGGTGACGAGGTTGGTAGCCATACGAGACTTGAAATGGTGTTGTGCCCAGTGCTGAATTGTAATTCGTATTGTACCAATATTCTACCTGGGGCAGCCAGTGTGCCCACTTCTTAGGAGTGGAGTGGACCATGCATCTCAGGAACGTTTCCAGACACTGATTCAGCTTCTTTGTTTGGCCATCTGTCTCGGGATGACTAGCTGAACTCATGTTCATGGTAGTGTCTGTCAGTCTGCACAGCTCTTGCCAAAGGGTGCTTGTGAAGATGGGATCCCTGTCAGTTACCAGCACTTTGGGTAGGCCATGCAGCCGATAGACCTGATCCACATAGAGTTGTGCAACCTGCAGTGCAGTGAAAGGATGTGACAGAGGTACAAAGTGCCCGTACTTGCTGAACTTGTCGATCACCCCTAGGATAGTGTCGAAGGATTTGCTCTTGGGTAGCCCGCCGATGAAATCCATACTGACTAAACTCCAGGCCTCTTTGGGTATAGGTAGAGGATTGAGTAATCCGGGTTTCTTGATATGTTCAGCCTTAGCCTGCTGACAGACTGTACAACTTTGCACATATGACTGGATGGCCTGTTTCATGGCAGGCCAGGCAAATAAGGCCTTAATTCTCTGATATGTGCCTTGGAACCCTGAGTGGCCCCCAATTCCACTGCTATGCAGTGCTAGCATAATTGCCTGGTGTGCTTCAGTATTATGGCCTAGCCAAATTCTGTCCTTATATCTAATAATTCCATTATGTAGAACATAGCATTTTTCATTTCTGCCAGAGAGAGCCAGTTCTTGGAGAAGTTCCTTGTCTGCTGAATGAGTTTGATATCCTTCGGCAACAACTGACAGCCACTTGGGGGTGCAGAAGGAAATTGCATACAGTTCCATGGGAGCAGGTGGTCTGGACAGAGCATCAGCAGCAGTATTTTCCAATCCTTTCTTGTACACAATAGTGTACTGTAGTCCAAGCAATTTGAGAAATGCTTTCTGTTGCATGGGGCTGGACATTTTCTGATCTTGCAAGTGAACCAAGCTTCTGTGATCTGTAGCAATAGTGAAGGGAGCATGCTGCAAGTATGATTTCCATTTTTCCACAGCCAGTAATATTGCTAAACACTCCTTTTCATAAGTGGACAATGCCTGAGATTTAGGGCCCAGAGCTTTGCTGAGATAGGAAATGGGGtggccttcttgcatcaacacagcaccaaTGCCACTGTTGCTGGCATCTGTTTCCACAGTAAATTCTTTCTTGAAATTTGGGAGGGCCAACACTGGGGCTGTGGCCAAAGCTTCTTTCAAATGCATAAAGGCAGCCTGAGTAGTTGGTGTCCAAGCAAACACCACATCCTTTTTCAGTAGGTCAGATAGACTCCTGCTAATGATCCCATAATTTTTAATAAATACTCTGTAATATCCAGTAAGTCCAAGGAATCCTCTGATATCTCTTGCAGTAAGAGGTACTGGCCACTCCTGAACAGCTCTGATCTTGGAAGGATCTGTGTGAACTCCCTTGCCACTGATGACATGACCCAAATATTCTAGTTCTGACTGAGCAAAAGTGCACTTAGAGTATTTCACAAAGAGCTGGTTGTTCTGCAGAATTGTGAACACCTCTTCCAAGTGTGCTAGGTGTTGTTCCAAAGTCTCACTGAATA
This region of Triticum aestivum cultivar Chinese Spring chromosome 2D, IWGSC CS RefSeq v2.1, whole genome shotgun sequence genomic DNA includes:
- the LOC123050271 gene encoding probable xyloglucan endotransglucosylase/hydrolase protein 12, which produces MESSRRALLLVAVAAMAIGLASASFRDNCDIKWNPENAAFSDDGHGLTMSLKSNSSGCLLQTKKQFIYGSVSTLIKLVPGNSAGTVTTYYTSSVGDDHDEIDFEFLGNETGQPYTLHTNVFADGVGKKEMQFVPWFDPTADFHAYTISWTPCMIVWYVDDVPIRVFRNYRDKGIAYPIKRPMFGYSSIWSAEDWATQGGRVKADWSKAPFVAGYRDMVLDVCPCDGADSCVYGCDGAFSHGGRQQNCAGLTDQQRAKMQEVQKTHRIYDYCVDYRDNKKPGPECSLPQY